From a single Deltaproteobacteria bacterium genomic region:
- a CDS encoding glycosyltransferase, producing MLNIFYEEPDPDRWFPCDRYPRKIIRRIVRGKPQPGGMMRFFLNLCAGLDILKIPYRINNYSFIKKHPDDLACIIGKPFVLDKIKWKNPIVYGSATSSHPLDDPELLTRLNIKKILVPGQWMKKMCEPAWGDKTVAWAAGIDTDLWAPTNIAKKEIDVLLYDKVRWEYDRYEEELISPIINSLNSSGLTYEIIRYGFYREENFHALLKKSKSMIFLCEHETQGIAYQQALSCNVPLLAWDRGGFWQDPSYYPDKVKFEPVTSVPYWDNRCGMKFKNIKEFPLKLEEFMDYLNKGAYSPRDYILENLTLEKCARHYVRIIQEVKKDS from the coding sequence ATGCTTAATATTTTTTATGAAGAACCTGATCCGGATCGATGGTTCCCCTGTGATAGATATCCAAGAAAAATAATTCGCCGTATAGTACGTGGCAAGCCTCAACCTGGCGGAATGATGCGTTTTTTTCTTAACTTATGTGCCGGCTTAGATATCCTGAAAATACCCTATAGAATTAATAATTATAGCTTTATAAAGAAGCACCCTGATGATTTAGCATGCATTATTGGTAAACCCTTTGTGCTTGACAAGATAAAGTGGAAAAACCCAATTGTATATGGTTCTGCCACTTCTTCACATCCTTTAGATGATCCGGAACTGTTAACAAGACTTAATATAAAAAAAATCCTTGTTCCGGGTCAATGGATGAAAAAAATGTGTGAACCAGCCTGGGGGGATAAGACTGTTGCCTGGGCGGCAGGCATTGATACCGATCTTTGGGCCCCAACAAACATAGCTAAAAAGGAAATAGACGTTCTTCTTTACGATAAAGTTCGATGGGAGTATGACCGCTATGAAGAAGAATTAATTAGTCCTATTATTAACTCATTAAACTCATCTGGTCTGACCTATGAAATTATCAGGTATGGTTTCTATAGAGAAGAAAACTTTCATGCACTTTTAAAGAAATCCAAGAGTATGATTTTTCTTTGTGAACATGAGACACAGGGAATTGCATACCAGCAAGCTCTTTCCTGTAACGTTCCTTTATTAGCATGGGACCGTGGCGGATTCTGGCAAGATCCATCATATTATCCTGACAAAGTTAAGTTTGAACCCGTTACCTCCGTTCCTTACTGGGATAATAGATGTGGAATGAAATTTAAGAATATTAAAGAATTCCCTTTAAAGCTGGAAGAATTTATGGACTATTTAAATAAAGGCGCTTATTCCCCACGTGACTATATTTTGGAGAACTTAACACTGGAAAAGTGTGCCCGACACTACGTTAGAATTATTCAGGAAGTTAAAAAGGACAGCTAA
- a CDS encoding DUF4372 domain-containing protein gives MYTGKLVFSQVMEHLPLHTFHQCVSRYKGNHKIKDFTCLDQY, from the coding sequence ATGTACACAGGCAAACTGGTTTTTTCTCAGGTAATGGAGCATTTGCCGCTTCATACCTTTCATCAATGTGTCAGCCGCTACAAAGGCAATCACAAGATCAAGGACTTCACCTGTCTGGATCAATACC
- a CDS encoding class I SAM-dependent methyltransferase: MNVSEILSFSRYEWAEQVLIKYLPSFANNIVLDVGAGDGRMKTVTESLGGKWMGFDIEPQIPEIISWNLDSRAPEGSPMSGIILMLDIIEHLHNPWLSFDHVSSLVVPGGLIILTMPNPRWSRSRLYALKTGYSVCYTQSDLDLNNHVFTTWPHIIEKLINDKGFIVEKCVTLDGTTKWPGKPFNLKYPLRFIIAATNKFIEFFDPSACGMSYGVIARKQEET; this comes from the coding sequence ATGAATGTATCTGAAATATTATCCTTTTCTCGATATGAATGGGCAGAACAAGTATTAATAAAATACCTGCCCTCCTTTGCAAACAATATAGTTTTAGATGTAGGCGCAGGAGATGGAAGAATGAAAACGGTTACTGAAAGCTTGGGGGGAAAGTGGATGGGATTTGACATTGAACCACAAATACCTGAAATTATTTCATGGAACCTGGATTCCCGCGCGCCTGAGGGTTCACCTATGTCTGGAATTATTCTTATGTTAGACATTATTGAACATCTACATAACCCATGGTTAAGTTTTGATCATGTATCAAGTTTGGTTGTTCCTGGTGGACTTATTATTTTAACCATGCCAAACCCCCGTTGGAGCAGAAGCAGGCTTTATGCTTTAAAAACTGGATATTCAGTATGCTACACTCAAAGTGATTTAGACCTAAACAATCATGTTTTTACAACCTGGCCCCACATCATTGAGAAATTAATTAATGATAAAGGATTTATAGTTGAGAAATGCGTTACCCTGGACGGTACTACGAAATGGCCTGGAAAACCCTTTAATCTCAAATATCCCTTACGCTTTATTATTGCAGCAACAAATAAATTTATTGAGTTTTTTGACCCTTCAGCCTGCGGTATGAGCTATGGGGTAATAGCAAGAAAACAAGAGGAAACATAA